The Nitrospiraceae bacterium genome window below encodes:
- a CDS encoding glycosyltransferase has translation MNYPKISVVIPSYNQGNFIEATLQSVLSQQYPNLELLVIDGGSTDNTLDIIKAHESGLTYWVSEPDHGQTDALIKGFRQAQGDIWCWLNSDDLHTPHTLREVADAFTNFPDMDAIYGNATWINTEGQPLREQREIPFNRFIWLYTHNYIPGMSMFWKRELYELSGGLNPAYDLAMDADLWIRFSHFGQIHHVPSIWSYMRFYPDQKNRRLRTQSDMEDIQIRKRYWGRERPRFYSLKKSIAQTWRVSWKLLTGCYPYGYVRYLERQ, from the coding sequence GTACTCAGTCAACAATATCCAAATCTTGAGTTACTGGTCATTGATGGCGGGTCAACGGACAACACCCTCGATATTATCAAAGCACACGAATCAGGGTTGACCTATTGGGTCAGTGAACCTGACCACGGTCAAACAGATGCGCTAATAAAAGGGTTTCGACAAGCACAAGGAGATATTTGGTGTTGGCTCAACAGTGATGATCTGCATACACCCCACACCTTGAGGGAAGTGGCCGACGCCTTCACAAATTTTCCCGACATGGATGCCATTTATGGAAACGCTACATGGATCAACACGGAAGGTCAGCCATTGCGGGAGCAACGAGAAATTCCCTTTAATCGGTTTATTTGGTTATATACACACAATTATATCCCAGGGATGTCCATGTTCTGGAAAAGAGAGCTCTATGAATTAAGTGGAGGACTGAACCCAGCGTATGACTTGGCTATGGACGCGGACCTATGGATTCGATTTTCACACTTCGGCCAGATACATCATGTGCCCTCTATTTGGTCGTATATGAGATTTTACCCTGACCAAAAAAATCGTCGGCTCCGAACCCAGAGCGATATGGAGGATATTCAAATACGGAAACGATACTGGGGTCGAGAACGCCCACGGTTTTATTCACTCAAAAAGAGTATTGCCCAAACATGGCGTGTCTCATGGAAACTGCTGACCGGGTGTTATCCATATGGTTATGTACGCTATTTGGAACGCCAGTAG